Within the Enterobacter bugandensis genome, the region TTTTCCCCTGCCCCGCGTCCTGCGGCGGCCCTGACCGGCATCACCTTTGCGCCGCAGCGCTCCGACACGGGCGACCTACATTACGGCCACGGCGAAGCGGGCACCCACGCACCGGGCATGAGCCAGCGCCAGATGCTGGAGGTGGAGATCGACGTGCTGGACAAAAATAACCAGATCGCCGCCCGCAACCGCGCCCGCTTTGCGGCCCGTCAACAGCTGGTGCTCAACCTGGTCTCCAGCCCCGGCTCCGGTAAAACCACCCTGCTGACCGAAACCCTCAAACGGCTGAACGAACGCGTCTCCTGCGCGGTTATCGAAGGCGATCAGCAAACCGTTAACGACGCGGCGCGCATCCGCGAAACCGGGACGCCCGCCATCCAGGTTAACACCGGCAAGGGCTGCCACCTGGATGCGCAGATGATTGCCGACGCCGCCCCTCGCCTGCCGCTGGCGGATAACGGCATCCTGTTTATCGAAAACGTCGGTAACCTGGTATGCCCGGCAAGCTTCGACCTCGGCGAACGGCATAAAGTGGCGGTGCTCTCCGTGACCGAAGGGGAGGACAAGCCGCTGA harbors:
- the hypB gene encoding hydrogenase nickel incorporation protein HypB, producing MCSTCGCAEGNLYIEGDEHRPHSAFRSAPFSPAPRPAAALTGITFAPQRSDTGDLHYGHGEAGTHAPGMSQRQMLEVEIDVLDKNNQIAARNRARFAARQQLVLNLVSSPGSGKTTLLTETLKRLNERVSCAVIEGDQQTVNDAARIRETGTPAIQVNTGKGCHLDAQMIADAAPRLPLADNGILFIENVGNLVCPASFDLGERHKVAVLSVTEGEDKPLKYPHMFAAASLMLLNKVDLLPYLNFDVDKCLAYAREVNPDIHILLVSATRGDGMDAWLDWLESERCA